The nucleotide sequence CGATGGGCCAAGCTACACCCAGAAGGAGGAGGAATTTGTGAAGCTAGCCCAGATCACCGACGTGGACATCGACGCGTCTGGCCGGGCATACATGTCGGCCTGGGACGGGGCGGGCTACTCGGGCAATCCAAATAAGGGCTTCGTGGTGCGGGCTGTACCCAATAACTGGCAGTTTAAAGCCTTTCCTGACGTAACCAAACTCTCCGTCGATCAGGTAGCTGCGATCCTCAAATCCGAAAGTGGCGTGGCCCGACTGGCTGCGCAGCAGGAACTTCTGACCCGTCCGGCCAAACAAACCATCGACGCCAGTTGGAAAATCGCGGCGGACAGGAGTCAGCCCGACTACGTACGCGTAGCGGCCATGTACACCTATGCGCAGACAGCGGGTGCCGACGGCATCGCCAATCTGACCAAGCTAACCACCGAGCCCAGCATGCGCGAGTACGCGCTTCGTGCCCTGGCCGACCGCAAGCCTTACCTCGATAAGGTACCCCTCGAACCCTTTACCAAAGCCCTAAAAGAAGGTACCCCTCGCGTACAGGCCGCGGCAATTGTCGGCATGGGGCGGCTGGGACGCAAGGAAGCGGCTACCGAATTATTATCGGTAAAGGTACCCTCTTCCTTCGTAGCGCCCGCCATGGGTACCGAAGGTCCGCACGCGACGCCCAACTCGGCTATTGTGCTACCCCACCTGGCAGTGCGGGCGCTGGTGAGTCTGGATGCCGTGGATGCGGCGGTCAAAGCCATAGGTACCCCCAATTCTACGCTGGCGCTGTGGGCATTGCGCTACATGCACGATCCGAATGCCGTGAACGGCTTGATGGCAGCCTATCAGAAAGCATCAGACGACGACTTAAAATCGCAAATTTTGACTACCCTGGCCAGGCTCTACAAAGAAGAAGCTCCCTACGACGGCTCGTGGTGGTGGAGTACCCGGCCCGACACCCACGGCCCCTATTACAAGGCCATTACCTGGGAATCATCGCCGGAAATCAAGACATTCCTGTTGAAAGAATGGAACAAATCCTCTGACAAGCAATTCTATACCGATCTGAACGACAAGCTACGGATGGAAATTCCGGAATTTGGTACCAACGAAAAGGTAGCCGTGAAGGAAGAAGTGAAAGTGGATTTGAATAAAATCAAAAACAAAAAAGGCCAGGTAGGTGAGGCTTCCATTGAAGATGTGATGCTGGCGATGGACAAAATCAAGGGTGACCCGGCAGTGGGCAAAACGCTCTTTACCCGGCAAGGGTGCGTGGCCTGCCACAGCCTGAGCAAAAGCGAAACCATGAAAGGGCCCTTTATGGGGCAGATCGGCTCGATCATGAACCGCGAACAGATTGCCGAGTCGATTCTGAAACCCAACGCATCCATTTCGCAGGGCTTCGCGACGGTAACGATCACCGCCAAAGGCAACAAAACTTACATGGGTTTCGTCACGGAAGAATCGGCCGATCAATTGGTACTTCGCGACATCGCCGGACAAGTGACCCGCATCAAGACCTCCGACATTGTGAAACGTCAGGAAATGGAAACTTCCATGATGCCCGCCGGATTGGCCAACGCCCTGTCCTACGAGGAATTCGCTTCGCTGATTACGTTCCTTTCGCAGCAGAAGAAGTAATAGGTACCTCTGTCAATATAAATCCCCCAGAAAAGAATACATATTCTTTTCTGGGGGATTTGTTATATTGTTTGCGACTCAGGCTGCGGCCTTGCGCTGCTCGACCCAGTTGATGATTTTCTCCGCCTGTTCCAAGCCTCCAGCAGCCACGCCAGCCACAGGATTTCCGTCATAACTCATGGATAAATGAAGGGTATCATAAGCCCCTACAAACGAGTGAAGGAGTTTTTTATCTAATTTCCCTAATTGTTGTTTATACCATTCCACATCCTTGCGGCCTTTGGTTTTCTTTCCCAATAGTTCATCAAGAGCCACCAAGACACCCGCATAAGCCGTGTGCCCCGCCATTTTGACGTACTTGACATCCTGGTAAAGTCCATCTTCCTTCCCCGCTTTCTCACTTAGAATTTCACGGGCATTTTCGAGATATCGCTTCGCTTCCTGAATCTGATCCATAGTTTCGTTTATTGAAAAGTGCTAGCAGGGCTGTAATTTAATAAAAAAACTTATCCGTTTTTGTCCATGATCTACAAACAAAGTAGGACATTTGAAACCCACTATCCGAACAACTCCGCCACCCGCTCGTAGGTCATTTCCTGATAATCCTTGATGTATTCGTCACAGGGTGGAAGTTCATCAACTCCATGCGAAGTAAGTACCCCCACGACTTTCATGCCCGCTTTGATGGCCGCCGAAACGCCTGAGAAGGAGTCTTCAAACACTACGCAGTTTTCGGGCTTTACGCCCAGCCGCTCGGCGGAAGTAAGGTACACCTGCGGGTCGGGCTTGTGTTTGGTCACGTCCTCACTGGCCATGAACGATTCCATGTGATCGGATAAGTTCAATTTTCCGGCGATCAAATCCAGGTTGGCGCGGGGGGCCGAGGTAGCCACGGCGGTTTTGATTCCATTGGCTTTCAAATCTTTCAAAAAAGCCATGAAGCCATGGACGGGATCGACATGGGGTTCATAAATTTCGCGAAACAGGCTTTCCTTCTCGTCTTCGAGTTGGGCAAACTCCTCGCCTACCACGTCCCGTTGCAGGAAGTGTTTGAGGATGTAGCTGTTGCTTTTGCCAAACATGTGTTGGGCAAATTCCTCGTCGGTCGGACTCAGGTTGCGCTTGGCAAAAAACTCCCTGAACGCTTGTGAATGGTAGGGATTGGTATGGCAGATGACACCATCCATGTCGAAAATAACGGCAAATTGTGTTTTCATGCCGCAAAGGTAGGGAGCCGGGGCCGATTTATTCCCAAATTACCTCGATGGACCGGTCTTTCAGGTCGATGGTCGTAAACTCCTCGCCGTTCTGTTTTTTGAGCGAGATTTTACCATCCTGTACCTTGGCAATCTGCTGCGAGATCACGTCCTTCTTGTTTTTCTTGCGATAAATCACCAGCAGGTTTTCGTCCGTAGCCACATCGATGGTGCAGGTTTTACCACTTACCTTGATGGAAGTACTATTATTGGGCAGGTAGGGGGCCTTAGCCAGGGCCAGCGCGCGGGTCGCTAAAGGTACCCCATACCCTACATAGTTGTTGCCGTAGGGGTACAGATGTGCGGATTTTTCAATCAGATCCATCAGTTCTTTATTGGATAATTTCGGGTTGGCTTCCATCAGGCAAGCCGCAAAACCCGTAATGACCGGAGCCGAGAGTGAGGTACCATACAGTGAAAAGCACGACACATTGGGCTTTAGGTAGGGAAGGAACTCCGGCCCGATGCTACTGTACCCAATCCGGTTCCAGAGCCGCATGTTGGTCGCCCCTACGGCAAGTACCCCTTTCGCGTCGGCGGGGGTAGAGATAATGCGCCAATTTTTATCTTCGCCTTCGTTACCGGCCGATACCACCAGCATAATACCTTTCTGGTCTACGGCGATCTGGGCGGCACGGGCGATGGCGCTCGTTTTGCCGTCCATCTGCTTGGGTTCGTAGTTTTCCTGCGGATCGGTAAACCCACGCGCGTAGCCGAGCGAAGTATTGATCAAACGTACCCCCAGACTGTCCATCCATTCCATCGCCGCGATCCAGTTGTCCTCCTCGCCGCGCCATTCGCGCAGGGAATAATCCGTGCGGGCGAGGTAAAATTTAGCGTTCAGAGCTGTCCCGTACTGTACCTGGTCGTCGATATCCAGGCCTGCAATGGCCGCCATCACTTCGGTACCGTGCATGTCGGAGTACGACTCGGCGGTCGTAAACAGCCACTCGCCGGGTTGGTTAGGCTTCACGTAGTCGCGGATGCCGAGAATACGCTTATTGGAAAATACGTGCCGCAACGAATGCGACGAATCGGCTCCATAAAATCCGGCGTCGATGATACCCACCGTCACGCCCTTGCCGGTAATATTTGATTTCAGAAAAGACTCCGACTGCACCTGCGACATCACTGGGGCCAGCGCGGCGCGGTCGACGGGCCGGGTACTGGCGATGACAAAATCAGAATTCATAGGTACTACCTCCTGCACGAAATCCAGTTTGCGTACTTCACCTACCTGCAAGAGATCAAGCGATGCCGAAACAGCATTGAGCCAACGCGAAGAGTATATAGGTTGAATCTGCTTTTCTTTCAGTGTGGCAAGATAGCTTTCCCGCACGGGAAGGTCGGTTTCTTCGTACAAGGGCAGGCCAAAATTCTTCCGGTTTTCCAGGGTGGTTTGCGAAATGGCAGGCCGGGCGGTGGCATCCTTGTCTTTGAGGTAGATCCAGTATTTAGGCTGTGCCGACAGGGCGGTTGTAAAGAAAGCCAGCAATAAAAACAGTTTTCCGGAGCGCATATGCTTGATAGACTAGGTTAAGATTCCAATCTTTGCAAGATAAACGTAAAATTTTATATTATGTGGTGTTATACGGGCAACTTGTCCATACTACACTGTCATTCTTATCCCTAAAAAACGTGCTGGAAACCGGAATGCCGGGCTGCCCGTACTCCAACGAACTATGCGCTACGAACCGATCGACCCACAACTTTTCATAGAAAACCGCCGCAGGCTGGCCGAGCTGATGAAGCCCAAGTCCATAGCCATCCTGCAAGCCAACGACATTATGCCCACTAACGCCGATGGTACCATGGGCTTCCGGCAAAGTTCCGATCTGTTCTATCTTTCGGGAGTGGACCAGGAGGAGACGGTTCTTTTGATTTTCCCTGAACACCCCGATCCGAAATTCCGTGAGGTACTCTTCGTACGCGAAACCAACG is from Salmonirosea aquatica and encodes:
- a CDS encoding S8 family serine peptidase, whose amino-acid sequence is MRSGKLFLLLAFFTTALSAQPKYWIYLKDKDATARPAISQTTLENRKNFGLPLYEETDLPVRESYLATLKEKQIQPIYSSRWLNAVSASLDLLQVGEVRKLDFVQEVVPMNSDFVIASTRPVDRAALAPVMSQVQSESFLKSNITGKGVTVGIIDAGFYGADSSHSLRHVFSNKRILGIRDYVKPNQPGEWLFTTAESYSDMHGTEVMAAIAGLDIDDQVQYGTALNAKFYLARTDYSLREWRGEEDNWIAAMEWMDSLGVRLINTSLGYARGFTDPQENYEPKQMDGKTSAIARAAQIAVDQKGIMLVVSAGNEGEDKNWRIISTPADAKGVLAVGATNMRLWNRIGYSSIGPEFLPYLKPNVSCFSLYGTSLSAPVITGFAACLMEANPKLSNKELMDLIEKSAHLYPYGNNYVGYGVPLATRALALAKAPYLPNNSTSIKVSGKTCTIDVATDENLLVIYRKKNKKDVISQQIAKVQDGKISLKKQNGEEFTTIDLKDRSIEVIWE
- a CDS encoding DUF7133 domain-containing protein, producing the protein MPKILLSLFYAFLILYWTNVKQTTSLTSTDYQRITVADSLPNAAKWPAELTITHFANHDVTPSPACLAVAPTGEVYVGVDMIGSLGKKPGKGSIVKLVDTNHDGKMDQHSTFAVVDNPRGIIAQGNQVFVLHTVFSEESGIAEGMDLVVFEDKNKDGKADGAPKPLIQHISSPKFLQSRGTDHATNGIRMGIDGWIYIAVGDFGFVNAEDRSGKKLTQLGGGILRVRPDGTEMEVYTHGLRNIYDVAIDPYMNIFTRGNTNDGGGWNIRFIHQIQSGEYGYPVLFQHFTEEILPALVDVGGGSGTGALFMDDPTWPTKYNHVPMMADWGRSQLYIHRVTPDGPSYTQKEEEFVKLAQITDVDIDASGRAYMSAWDGAGYSGNPNKGFVVRAVPNNWQFKAFPDVTKLSVDQVAAILKSESGVARLAAQQELLTRPAKQTIDASWKIAADRSQPDYVRVAAMYTYAQTAGADGIANLTKLTTEPSMREYALRALADRKPYLDKVPLEPFTKALKEGTPRVQAAAIVGMGRLGRKEAATELLSVKVPSSFVAPAMGTEGPHATPNSAIVLPHLAVRALVSLDAVDAAVKAIGTPNSTLALWALRYMHDPNAVNGLMAAYQKASDDDLKSQILTTLARLYKEEAPYDGSWWWSTRPDTHGPYYKAITWESSPEIKTFLLKEWNKSSDKQFYTDLNDKLRMEIPEFGTNEKVAVKEEVKVDLNKIKNKKGQVGEASIEDVMLAMDKIKGDPAVGKTLFTRQGCVACHSLSKSETMKGPFMGQIGSIMNREQIAESILKPNASISQGFATVTITAKGNKTYMGFVTEESADQLVLRDIAGQVTRIKTSDIVKRQEMETSMMPAGLANALSYEEFASLITFLSQQKK
- a CDS encoding HAD family hydrolase — protein: MKTQFAVIFDMDGVICHTNPYHSQAFREFFAKRNLSPTDEEFAQHMFGKSNSYILKHFLQRDVVGEEFAQLEDEKESLFREIYEPHVDPVHGFMAFLKDLKANGIKTAVATSAPRANLDLIAGKLNLSDHMESFMASEDVTKHKPDPQVYLTSAERLGVKPENCVVFEDSFSGVSAAIKAGMKVVGVLTSHGVDELPPCDEYIKDYQEMTYERVAELFG
- a CDS encoding DUF5618 family protein; the protein is MDQIQEAKRYLENAREILSEKAGKEDGLYQDVKYVKMAGHTAYAGVLVALDELLGKKTKGRKDVEWYKQQLGKLDKKLLHSFVGAYDTLHLSMSYDGNPVAGVAAGGLEQAEKIINWVEQRKAAA